The following proteins are co-located in the Fimbriiglobus ruber genome:
- a CDS encoding PQQ-binding-like beta-propeller repeat protein yields MKPMSRIAAFVSLAVVVIGVVAYLCGLFKPADTPVPNTQPATVWVYEVPHRGGFVAAPWVEGETIYATAVLTRGLRLAGAAYAIDPATGKSRWTFDGDHQMLATASAPVYADGRVYFGEGMHANFVCNLYCLDAATGQKVWTFETSDHVEATPTVADGVVYFGAGNDGVYALDAKTGAKKWQFTAELHVDVSPFVSGGRVYFGSGPSRRYKSFQVVCLNAETGAPVWRVPTDLPAWGGPRVANGRVYVGLGNGRLTEGAKPPEKPAGALLCLSADDGHTLWTVPAADAVFQQPTLDGDRVYFGSRDGNLYAVHADSGAVLYKVPVGGPVISPPAVADGVVYVAAMNGHVRGLAAADGRELWHIDLANKTKTEPLVVAAVRASRGRVYVAAELQTGAGGMATIYCLKP; encoded by the coding sequence ATGAAGCCCATGTCTCGTATCGCCGCGTTTGTCTCGTTGGCTGTTGTTGTGATCGGAGTCGTTGCGTATTTGTGTGGCCTTTTTAAACCAGCTGATACTCCCGTTCCCAACACCCAACCCGCGACCGTTTGGGTGTACGAAGTGCCTCACCGTGGTGGGTTCGTGGCGGCCCCGTGGGTCGAAGGGGAAACGATCTACGCTACCGCCGTACTCACGCGCGGACTGCGACTCGCCGGTGCCGCCTACGCGATAGACCCGGCGACCGGAAAGTCGCGGTGGACCTTCGACGGCGACCACCAGATGCTCGCGACCGCGTCGGCCCCGGTCTACGCGGACGGCCGGGTTTACTTCGGCGAAGGGATGCACGCCAACTTCGTCTGCAATCTTTACTGTCTGGACGCCGCGACGGGTCAGAAGGTTTGGACGTTTGAAACATCCGATCACGTCGAGGCGACGCCGACCGTCGCCGACGGCGTCGTGTACTTCGGGGCGGGTAATGACGGGGTCTACGCCCTGGACGCAAAAACCGGTGCGAAGAAATGGCAGTTCACAGCGGAACTCCATGTCGACGTCAGCCCGTTCGTTTCCGGGGGCCGCGTCTATTTCGGGAGCGGACCGAGCCGGCGGTACAAATCGTTTCAAGTGGTCTGTCTCAATGCCGAAACCGGGGCGCCCGTCTGGCGCGTGCCGACCGACTTACCCGCGTGGGGCGGACCCCGGGTCGCGAACGGGCGCGTGTACGTTGGTTTGGGTAACGGGCGACTCACGGAAGGGGCGAAGCCGCCGGAAAAACCTGCGGGGGCTCTGCTCTGTCTCTCCGCGGACGACGGCCACACGCTCTGGACAGTTCCCGCGGCCGACGCGGTGTTTCAACAACCGACCCTGGACGGGGATAGGGTTTATTTCGGTTCGCGCGATGGCAACTTATATGCCGTCCACGCCGACTCGGGCGCCGTCTTGTATAAAGTCCCCGTCGGCGGGCCGGTGATTTCGCCCCCCGCGGTGGCTGACGGCGTGGTGTACGTGGCGGCGATGAACGGCCACGTCCGCGGGTTGGCCGCGGCCGACGGTCGCGAACTCTGGCACATCGACCTGGCGAACAAGACCAAGACCGAACCGCTCGTCGTGGCTGCCGTCCGGGCGTCCCGCGGGCGGGTCTATGTGGCTGCCGAACTTCAGACCGGTGCCGGCGGCATGGCGACGATTTATTGCCTCAAACCCTAG
- a CDS encoding molybdopterin oxidoreductase family protein: MPASLIQLDVAPVEVAVRTHCPYCAYQCGILMPGDPTGTGWVVSGDPQFPVNNGQLCIKGWTSSNLLGHPKRLTAPLLRSASGRMIPARWDDALDLIADRLLNLRKQYGPESIGVFGSGALTNEKAYLLGKFARVAVGTPHIDYNGRYCMSSGAAGGNKAFGIDRGLPFPVEDIERAEVILLVGANAADTLPPIMQWFDRQKAAGGRLIVADPRRTSTARVADLYLPITPGTDLTLANGLLFVAIEEKLIDPEYIAERTNGFSAVRQTVLAYDPVYVERITGVSESTLRQTARWLAEAKSAMVLTGRGPEQQSKGSDSVLAFINFMLAIGKVGKPASGYGCLTGQGNGQGGREHGQKADQLPGYRLIEVDAHRAAVAKVWGVDPASLPRKGKSAFELLDSLGPDGGIRGLLVMGSNVAVASPDAARIAKRLKSLDLLVVCDSFPNDTSQHAHVVLPVNQWAEEEGTMTNLEGRVIRRRVVTNPPNGVRGDIDILRELARRLGCGDRFDFHSPREVFDELRRATAGGIADYSGITYERIDAEEGVFWPCPSEDHPGTPRLFADRFGHPDGKARFHPVEHRPAGEEPDADYPLYYTTGRYKEHYNSGAQTRLVPELEKARPRPRVQLHPRLAARIGAQTGSLLTIESRRGRADFVADVTPDIRPDTVFVPFHWGGANSANLLTNPALDPTSRMPEFKVAAVRIVEVRPPEETPA, from the coding sequence GTGCCGGCCTCATTGATCCAACTTGATGTGGCACCGGTTGAAGTCGCGGTTCGTACGCACTGTCCGTACTGCGCCTACCAATGCGGAATTCTGATGCCCGGCGATCCCACTGGGACAGGCTGGGTCGTGTCCGGCGATCCGCAGTTCCCCGTCAACAATGGCCAGCTGTGTATCAAAGGGTGGACATCTTCCAATCTGCTCGGGCACCCGAAACGACTCACCGCACCGTTACTCCGATCCGCGTCCGGTCGAATGATTCCGGCCCGCTGGGACGACGCGCTCGACCTCATCGCAGACCGCCTGCTCAATCTGCGCAAACAATACGGCCCGGAAAGCATCGGCGTATTCGGTTCGGGCGCCCTGACGAACGAGAAAGCCTATCTGCTCGGGAAGTTCGCCCGGGTTGCTGTCGGCACCCCGCACATCGATTACAACGGCCGCTACTGCATGTCGAGTGGGGCAGCTGGCGGGAACAAGGCGTTCGGCATCGACCGCGGGCTCCCCTTCCCCGTCGAGGACATCGAACGGGCGGAAGTCATCCTGCTCGTCGGTGCGAACGCGGCCGACACGCTGCCGCCGATCATGCAGTGGTTCGACCGGCAAAAAGCGGCCGGCGGTCGCCTGATCGTTGCAGACCCCCGGCGGACATCGACCGCCCGCGTCGCCGACCTTTATCTACCGATTACACCCGGAACCGATCTCACCCTCGCGAACGGCTTGCTCTTCGTCGCTATCGAAGAAAAGCTCATCGACCCGGAATACATCGCGGAACGGACGAACGGTTTCAGCGCCGTCCGCCAGACGGTGCTGGCTTACGACCCGGTGTACGTGGAGCGGATCACCGGCGTCAGTGAATCCACTTTGCGGCAAACGGCCCGCTGGCTGGCCGAGGCCAAGTCGGCGATGGTCCTGACCGGCCGCGGGCCAGAGCAGCAGAGCAAGGGCTCCGATTCGGTCCTGGCCTTCATCAACTTCATGCTGGCGATCGGAAAAGTCGGCAAGCCGGCCAGCGGATACGGGTGCTTGACCGGCCAGGGGAACGGACAAGGTGGCCGCGAACACGGTCAGAAGGCGGACCAACTCCCCGGCTACCGGCTGATCGAGGTCGACGCGCACCGGGCGGCGGTGGCCAAGGTCTGGGGTGTCGACCCGGCGAGCCTGCCCCGCAAGGGCAAAAGCGCGTTCGAATTGCTCGATTCGCTCGGGCCGGACGGTGGCATTCGCGGCTTGCTCGTCATGGGCTCGAACGTCGCCGTCGCGTCGCCGGACGCGGCAAGGATCGCGAAGCGGCTGAAATCTCTGGACTTACTCGTCGTCTGCGACTCCTTCCCGAACGACACGTCGCAGCACGCGCACGTCGTGTTGCCCGTTAATCAGTGGGCCGAGGAAGAAGGGACGATGACGAACCTGGAAGGGCGGGTCATTCGCCGCCGGGTCGTTACAAACCCGCCTAACGGCGTCCGCGGGGACATCGATATCCTCCGCGAGTTGGCTCGCCGACTCGGTTGCGGCGACCGGTTCGACTTCCACTCTCCCCGCGAGGTCTTCGACGAACTCCGTCGGGCGACGGCAGGCGGGATCGCCGACTACAGCGGCATCACTTATGAACGGATCGACGCCGAGGAAGGCGTCTTCTGGCCCTGCCCGTCGGAAGACCACCCCGGCACTCCGCGGCTGTTCGCCGATCGATTCGGCCACCCCGACGGTAAAGCGCGATTTCACCCTGTCGAACACCGACCGGCGGGCGAAGAGCCTGACGCCGACTACCCACTCTATTACACGACCGGCCGGTACAAGGAGCATTACAACTCCGGGGCGCAGACTCGGCTCGTGCCGGAACTCGAAAAGGCCCGCCCCCGGCCGCGGGTCCAACTTCACCCTCGCCTCGCTGCCCGCATTGGGGCACAGACGGGAAGTCTCCTGACGATCGAGAGCCGCCGCGGGCGGGCCGATTTCGTCGCCGACGTCACCCCCGACATCCGCCCGGACACGGTGTTCGTCCCCTTCCACTGGGGCGGCGCGAACTCGGCCAACCTGTTGACCAACCCGGCCCTCGACCCGACGAGCCGCATGCCCGAGTTCAAGGTCGCGGCCGTCAGGATCGTCGAAGTGCGTCCGCCGGAGGAAACGCCCGCGTGA